From Sinorhizobium sp. B11:
TTCGGCAGTGGCCCCAAGCAGGTGCTCCATCAGGGTGATGATGAAACCGTTGCCACAGCCGATGGTGATGTTCTGCGACCAATTGCGCAGCGTCGCATCGACCAGCGTCATGTTGGTGCTGAGATCGTCGATCAGGTGATTCTTGTAGCCGATCTCGCAGCCAAGATAGCCGACTGTCACATCGAGGCCGGTTTCGCTTTTCAGGACGTCGGGAAAGAATTCGCTGTATATGTCGCCGAAGGAACTGCAGAGCTTGGCAACCCTGCCCCTGTCGCCGAGACCGCCGGTCAATTTGGCAAGAAGGGCGGGATCCATTGTCTGGTTGTCATGCGAAGCATTGCTCATAGTCATTTAAGCTGCCTTGTTTTCGCCACCTGGGTTCATCATTTCCTGTTCCACTGCGTCGATCGACGGGCGTTCATACGCCGAGATGGTCTTGCGGCCGTATTCGAGGGCGACCTGCGGCACCGAGCCGTTCATGTAGGCAAGCAGGGTCTGCTTGACGACGACGTAGAGGCGGTGCTGCTTGGAGCGGACGACCTTGATCTGGGAGACCAGCGGGGAGCAGACGCAGTAGGAAAGCAGAATGCCGAGGAATGTGCCGACGAGTGCCGAACCGATGAGGTGGCCGAGCACTTCCGGCGAGTCATTGATATGCGCCATGGCCTTGATGACGCCGAGAACCGCCGCGACGATACCGATGGCGGGGAACGAATCGCCCATGATCTGGATCGCGTGGTAAGGCTTCATCTTGTCATGAAGGATGGTGTTGATTTCTTCGTCCATCAGCGCCTCGATCTCGTGTGAGCGGGCATTGCCGATGATGATCAGGCGCACGTAGTCGCAGATGAAGGCCGTCAGTTCCTTGTTCTTCAGAACTGTCGGGGCCTGCTGGAAGATCGTCGATTCGGCCGGGTTGTCGATATGCGCTTCGATTTCGTTGCGCGATTTCGTACGTAGGTCGCGCATCAGCGAATAGAGCACACCGAGCGTGTCGAGGTAGTTGCGCTCCTTGGGAACGGAGTGCTTGAAGGCTTCGCCGAGCGCCTTGCCGGAGTCCTTCACCACCTTCATGGGGTTCGCCATGATGAAGCTGCCGAGGCCGGCGCCGCCGATGATCAGGAATTCGAAGGGCTGAAAAAGAGCATCGACTTCGCCGCCCATGGCCATGAAGCTACCGACGATACAGCCGCAGACAACTACAAATCCGATAATAATATTCATCGTCAGCCCAATCTGAACGTTGCTTTTCTTTGCGACGGATAGGATTTGTGCCTTGCGTGAGGCTGATGAATGCCGTTTTGGCGTATGCATTTGCGCTGCCAGTTTCGCGCAAGGATTTGCCTTCATATTGGACGTGACGAGTGGGCCTATGCGCGCCCATGTCTGAGATGCCGCTCAGCGGAACCCGTGGCCGAACGAAAAGGAGCCAGGTGTTTCGTCCCGTTTATCGCCAATGTGGAGCTTACCGACATGCAATCCGGTCTTTACGTTTCCCTGTCGTCCCAGATGGCTCTCGAAAAACGCCTGACGACGATCGCCGACAATATGGCCAACGTGAACACGACCGGTTTTCGCGGCACCGAGGTAAAGTTCGACGAAATGATGGCGAACA
This genomic window contains:
- the motA gene encoding flagellar motor stator protein MotA, translating into MNIIIGFVVVCGCIVGSFMAMGGEVDALFQPFEFLIIGGAGLGSFIMANPMKVVKDSGKALGEAFKHSVPKERNYLDTLGVLYSLMRDLRTKSRNEIEAHIDNPAESTIFQQAPTVLKNKELTAFICDYVRLIIIGNARSHEIEALMDEEINTILHDKMKPYHAIQIMGDSFPAIGIVAAVLGVIKAMAHINDSPEVLGHLIGSALVGTFLGILLSYCVCSPLVSQIKVVRSKQHRLYVVVKQTLLAYMNGSVPQVALEYGRKTISAYERPSIDAVEQEMMNPGGENKAA